A window from Macaca fascicularis isolate 582-1 chromosome 20, T2T-MFA8v1.1 encodes these proteins:
- the PRSS53 gene encoding serine protease 53 isoform X6 gives MLCGGPQPGVQGPCQGDSGGPVLCLEPNGHWVQAGIISFASSCAQEDAPVLLTNTAAHSSWLQARVQGAAFLAQSPETPEMSDEDSCVACGSLRTAGPQAGAPSPWPWDARLMHQGQLACGGALVSEEAVLTAAHCFIGRQAPEEWSVGLGTRPEEWGLKQLILHGAYTHPEGGYDVALLLLAQPVTLGASLRPLCLPYADHHLPDGERGWVLGQARPGAGISSPQTVPVTLLGPRACSRLHRTPGGDGSTILPGMVCTSAVGELPSCEGLSGAPLVHEVRGTWFLAGLHSFGDACQGPARPAVFTALPPYEDWVSSLDWQVYFAEEPEPEAEPGSCLANMSQPASC, from the exons ATGCTATGTGGGGGcccccagcctggggtgcagggGCCCTGTCAG GGAGATTCTGGGGGCCCTGTGCTGTGCCTCGAGCCCAATGGACACTGGGTTCAGGCTGGCATCATCAGCTTTGCATCAAGCTGTGCCCAGGAGGACGCTCCTGTGCTGCTGACCAACACAGCTGCTCACAGTTCCTGGTTGCAGGCTCGAGTTCAGGGGGCGGCTTTCCTGGCCCAGAGCCCAGAGACCCCAGAGATGAGTGACGAGGACAGCTGTGTAG CCTGTGGATCCTTGAGGACAGCAGGTCCCCAGGCAGGAGCACCCTCCCCGTGGCCCTGGGATGCCAGACTGATGCACCAGGGGCAGCTGGCCTGTGGCGGAGCCCTGGTGTCAGAGGAGGCCGTGCTGACTGCTGCCCACTGCTTCATTGG GCGCCAGGCCCCAGAGGAATGGAGCGTAGGGCTGGGGACCAGACCAGAGGAGTGGGGCCTGAAGCAGCTCATCCTGCATGGGGCCTACACCCACCCCGAGGGGGGCTACGACGTGGCCCTCCTGCTGCTGGCCCAGCCTGTGACACTGGGCGCCAGCCTGCGGCCCCTCTGCCTGCCCTATGCTGACCACCACCTGCCTGACGGGGAGCGCGGCTGGGTCCTGGGACAGGCCCGCCCAGGAGCAG GCATCAGCTCCCCCCAGACAGTGCCTGTGACCCTCCTGGGACCTAGGGCCTGCAGCCGGCTGCATAGAACTCCTGGGGGCGACGGCAGCACTATTCTGCCGGGGATGGTGTGTACCAGTGCTGTGGGTGAGCTGCCCAGCTGTGAG GGCCTGTCTGGGGCACCACTGGTGCATGAGGTGAGGGGCACGTGGTTCCTGGCCGGGCTGCACAGCTTCGGAGATGCTTGCCAAGGCCCCGCCAGGCCGGCGGTCTTCACCGCGCTCCCTCCCTACGAGGACTGGGTCAGCAGTTTGGACTGGCAAGTCTACTTCGCCGAGGAGCCAGAGCCCGAGGCCGAGCCTGGAagctgcctggccaacatga GCCAACCAGCCAGCTGCTGA
- the PRSS53 gene encoding serine protease 53 isoform X4: MKWSWGPVLLFAGATVLMEGLQAAQRACGQRGPGPPKPQEGNTVPGEWPWQASVRRQGAHICSGSLVADTWVLTAAHCFEKAAEIELNSWSVVLGSLQREGLSPGAEEVGVAALQLPRAYNHYSQGSDLALLRLTHPVTHTPLCLPQPAHRFPFGASCWATGWDQDTGDAPGTLRNLRLRLISRPTCNCIYNQLHQRHLSNPARPGMLCGGPQPGVQGPCQGDSGGPVLCLEPNGHWVQAGIISFASSCAQEDAPVLLTNTAAHSSWLQARVQGAAFLAQSPETPEMSDEDSCVACGSLRTAGPQAGAPSPWPWDARLMHQGQLACGGALVSEEAVLTAAHCFIGRQAPEEWSVGLGTRPEEWGLKQLILHGAYTHPEGGYDVALLLLAQPVTLGASLRPLCLPYADHHLPDGERGWVLGQARPGAGISSPQTVPVTLLGPRACSRLHRTPGGDGSTILPGMVCTSAVGELPSCEGLSGAPLVHEVRGTWFLAGLHSFGDACQGPARPAVFTALPPYEDWVSSLDWQVYFAEEPEPEAEPGSCLANMSQPASC, translated from the exons ATGAAGTGGAGCTGGGGCCCAGTGCTGCTCTTCGCGGGTGCCACGGTCCTCATGGAGG GTCTTCAAGCCGCTCAGCGTG CCTGTGGACAGCGTGGCCCTGGTCCCCCCAAGCCTCAGGAGGGCAACACAGTCCCCGGCGAGTGGCCCTGGCAGGCCAGTGTGAGGAGGCAGGGAGCCCACATCTGCAGCGGCTCCCTGGTGGCGGACACCTGGGTCCTCACCGCTGCCCACTGCTTTGAAAA GGCAGCAGAGATAGAACTGAACTCCTGGTCAGTGGTCCTGGGTTCTCTGCAGCGTGAGGGACTCAGCCCTGGGGCCGAAGAGGTGGGGGTGGCTGCCCTGCAGTTGCCCAGGGCCTATAACCACTATAGCCAGGGCTCAGACCTGGCCCTGCTGCGGCTCACCCACCCTGTGACCCACACAcccctctgcctgccccagcctgcccATCGCTTCCCCTTTGGAGCCTCCTGCTGGGCCACTGGCTGGGATCAGGACACCGGTGATG CTCCTGGGACCCTACGGAATCTGCGCCTGCGTCTCATCAGTCGCCCCACATGTAACTGCATCTACAACCAGCTGCACCAGCGACACCTGTCCAACCCGGCCCGGCCTGGGATGCTATGTGGGGGcccccagcctggggtgcagggGCCCTGTCAG GGAGATTCTGGGGGCCCTGTGCTGTGCCTCGAGCCCAATGGACACTGGGTTCAGGCTGGCATCATCAGCTTTGCATCAAGCTGTGCCCAGGAGGACGCTCCTGTGCTGCTGACCAACACAGCTGCTCACAGTTCCTGGTTGCAGGCTCGAGTTCAGGGGGCGGCTTTCCTGGCCCAGAGCCCAGAGACCCCAGAGATGAGTGACGAGGACAGCTGTGTAG CCTGTGGATCCTTGAGGACAGCAGGTCCCCAGGCAGGAGCACCCTCCCCGTGGCCCTGGGATGCCAGACTGATGCACCAGGGGCAGCTGGCCTGTGGCGGAGCCCTGGTGTCAGAGGAGGCCGTGCTGACTGCTGCCCACTGCTTCATTGG GCGCCAGGCCCCAGAGGAATGGAGCGTAGGGCTGGGGACCAGACCAGAGGAGTGGGGCCTGAAGCAGCTCATCCTGCATGGGGCCTACACCCACCCCGAGGGGGGCTACGACGTGGCCCTCCTGCTGCTGGCCCAGCCTGTGACACTGGGCGCCAGCCTGCGGCCCCTCTGCCTGCCCTATGCTGACCACCACCTGCCTGACGGGGAGCGCGGCTGGGTCCTGGGACAGGCCCGCCCAGGAGCAG GCATCAGCTCCCCCCAGACAGTGCCTGTGACCCTCCTGGGACCTAGGGCCTGCAGCCGGCTGCATAGAACTCCTGGGGGCGACGGCAGCACTATTCTGCCGGGGATGGTGTGTACCAGTGCTGTGGGTGAGCTGCCCAGCTGTGAG GGCCTGTCTGGGGCACCACTGGTGCATGAGGTGAGGGGCACGTGGTTCCTGGCCGGGCTGCACAGCTTCGGAGATGCTTGCCAAGGCCCCGCCAGGCCGGCGGTCTTCACCGCGCTCCCTCCCTACGAGGACTGGGTCAGCAGTTTGGACTGGCAAGTCTACTTCGCCGAGGAGCCAGAGCCCGAGGCCGAGCCTGGAagctgcctggccaacatga GCCAACCAGCCAGCTGCTGA
- the PRSS53 gene encoding serine protease 53 isoform X2 → MKWSWGPVLLFAGATVLMEGLQAAQRACGQRGPGPPKPQEGNTVPGEWPWQASVRRQGAHICSGSLVADTWVLTAAHCFEKAAEIELNSWSVVLGSLQREGLSPGAEEVGVAALQLPRAYNHYSQGSDLALLRLTHPVTHTPLCLPQPAHRFPFGASCWATGWDQDTGDGKCWPRLKLGGALCLPSVTVSAPNCPGFQSPLLLRSQTPAPAPSLSLAPGTLRNLRLRLISRPTCNCIYNQLHQRHLSNPARPGMLCGGPQPGVQGPCQGDSGGPVLCLEPNGHWVQAGIISFASSCAQEDAPVLLTNTAAHSSWLQARVQGAAFLAQSPETPEMSDEDSCVACGSLRTAGPQAGAPSPWPWDARLMHQGQLACGGALVSEEAVLTAAHCFIGRQAPEEWSVGLGTRPEEWGLKQLILHGAYTHPEGGYDVALLLLAQPVTLGASLRPLCLPYADHHLPDGERGWVLGQARPGAGISSPQTVPVTLLGPRACSRLHRTPGGDGSTILPGMVCTSAVGELPSCEGLSGAPLVHEVRGTWFLAGLHSFGDACQGPARPAVFTALPPYEDWVSSLDWQVYFAEEPEPEAEPGSCLANMSQPASC, encoded by the exons ATGAAGTGGAGCTGGGGCCCAGTGCTGCTCTTCGCGGGTGCCACGGTCCTCATGGAGG GTCTTCAAGCCGCTCAGCGTG CCTGTGGACAGCGTGGCCCTGGTCCCCCCAAGCCTCAGGAGGGCAACACAGTCCCCGGCGAGTGGCCCTGGCAGGCCAGTGTGAGGAGGCAGGGAGCCCACATCTGCAGCGGCTCCCTGGTGGCGGACACCTGGGTCCTCACCGCTGCCCACTGCTTTGAAAA GGCAGCAGAGATAGAACTGAACTCCTGGTCAGTGGTCCTGGGTTCTCTGCAGCGTGAGGGACTCAGCCCTGGGGCCGAAGAGGTGGGGGTGGCTGCCCTGCAGTTGCCCAGGGCCTATAACCACTATAGCCAGGGCTCAGACCTGGCCCTGCTGCGGCTCACCCACCCTGTGACCCACACAcccctctgcctgccccagcctgcccATCGCTTCCCCTTTGGAGCCTCCTGCTGGGCCACTGGCTGGGATCAGGACACCGGTGATGGTAAGTGCTGGCCCAGACTGAAGCTCGGAGGGGCACTCTGCTTGCCCAGCGTCACCGTCTCAGCTCCCAACTGTCCTGGCTTCCAGTCTCCCTTGCTTCTCAGATCCCagactccagccccagccccgtcTCTTTCATTAGCTCCTGGGACCCTACGGAATCTGCGCCTGCGTCTCATCAGTCGCCCCACATGTAACTGCATCTACAACCAGCTGCACCAGCGACACCTGTCCAACCCGGCCCGGCCTGGGATGCTATGTGGGGGcccccagcctggggtgcagggGCCCTGTCAG GGAGATTCTGGGGGCCCTGTGCTGTGCCTCGAGCCCAATGGACACTGGGTTCAGGCTGGCATCATCAGCTTTGCATCAAGCTGTGCCCAGGAGGACGCTCCTGTGCTGCTGACCAACACAGCTGCTCACAGTTCCTGGTTGCAGGCTCGAGTTCAGGGGGCGGCTTTCCTGGCCCAGAGCCCAGAGACCCCAGAGATGAGTGACGAGGACAGCTGTGTAG CCTGTGGATCCTTGAGGACAGCAGGTCCCCAGGCAGGAGCACCCTCCCCGTGGCCCTGGGATGCCAGACTGATGCACCAGGGGCAGCTGGCCTGTGGCGGAGCCCTGGTGTCAGAGGAGGCCGTGCTGACTGCTGCCCACTGCTTCATTGG GCGCCAGGCCCCAGAGGAATGGAGCGTAGGGCTGGGGACCAGACCAGAGGAGTGGGGCCTGAAGCAGCTCATCCTGCATGGGGCCTACACCCACCCCGAGGGGGGCTACGACGTGGCCCTCCTGCTGCTGGCCCAGCCTGTGACACTGGGCGCCAGCCTGCGGCCCCTCTGCCTGCCCTATGCTGACCACCACCTGCCTGACGGGGAGCGCGGCTGGGTCCTGGGACAGGCCCGCCCAGGAGCAG GCATCAGCTCCCCCCAGACAGTGCCTGTGACCCTCCTGGGACCTAGGGCCTGCAGCCGGCTGCATAGAACTCCTGGGGGCGACGGCAGCACTATTCTGCCGGGGATGGTGTGTACCAGTGCTGTGGGTGAGCTGCCCAGCTGTGAG GGCCTGTCTGGGGCACCACTGGTGCATGAGGTGAGGGGCACGTGGTTCCTGGCCGGGCTGCACAGCTTCGGAGATGCTTGCCAAGGCCCCGCCAGGCCGGCGGTCTTCACCGCGCTCCCTCCCTACGAGGACTGGGTCAGCAGTTTGGACTGGCAAGTCTACTTCGCCGAGGAGCCAGAGCCCGAGGCCGAGCCTGGAagctgcctggccaacatga GCCAACCAGCCAGCTGCTGA
- the PRSS53 gene encoding serine protease 53 isoform X5 produces the protein MLCGGPQPGVQGPCQGDSGGPVLCLEPNGHWVQAGIISFASSCAQEDAPVLLTNTAAHSSWLQARVQGAAFLAQSPETPEMSDEDSCVACGSLRTAGPQAGAPSPWPWDARLMHQGQLACGGALVSEEAVLTAAHCFIGRQAPEEWSVGLGTRPEEWGLKQLILHGAYTHPEGGYDVALLLLAQPVTLGASLRPLCLPYADHHLPDGERGWVLGQARPGAGISSPQTVPVTLLGPRACSRLHRTPGGDGSTILPGMVCTSAVGELPSCEGLSGAPLVHEVRGTWFLAGLHSFGDACQGPARPAVFTALPPYEDWVSSLDWQVYFAEEPEPEAEPGSCLANMSMWPWDLLPNPASPGPFSLQ, from the exons ATGCTATGTGGGGGcccccagcctggggtgcagggGCCCTGTCAG GGAGATTCTGGGGGCCCTGTGCTGTGCCTCGAGCCCAATGGACACTGGGTTCAGGCTGGCATCATCAGCTTTGCATCAAGCTGTGCCCAGGAGGACGCTCCTGTGCTGCTGACCAACACAGCTGCTCACAGTTCCTGGTTGCAGGCTCGAGTTCAGGGGGCGGCTTTCCTGGCCCAGAGCCCAGAGACCCCAGAGATGAGTGACGAGGACAGCTGTGTAG CCTGTGGATCCTTGAGGACAGCAGGTCCCCAGGCAGGAGCACCCTCCCCGTGGCCCTGGGATGCCAGACTGATGCACCAGGGGCAGCTGGCCTGTGGCGGAGCCCTGGTGTCAGAGGAGGCCGTGCTGACTGCTGCCCACTGCTTCATTGG GCGCCAGGCCCCAGAGGAATGGAGCGTAGGGCTGGGGACCAGACCAGAGGAGTGGGGCCTGAAGCAGCTCATCCTGCATGGGGCCTACACCCACCCCGAGGGGGGCTACGACGTGGCCCTCCTGCTGCTGGCCCAGCCTGTGACACTGGGCGCCAGCCTGCGGCCCCTCTGCCTGCCCTATGCTGACCACCACCTGCCTGACGGGGAGCGCGGCTGGGTCCTGGGACAGGCCCGCCCAGGAGCAG GCATCAGCTCCCCCCAGACAGTGCCTGTGACCCTCCTGGGACCTAGGGCCTGCAGCCGGCTGCATAGAACTCCTGGGGGCGACGGCAGCACTATTCTGCCGGGGATGGTGTGTACCAGTGCTGTGGGTGAGCTGCCCAGCTGTGAG GGCCTGTCTGGGGCACCACTGGTGCATGAGGTGAGGGGCACGTGGTTCCTGGCCGGGCTGCACAGCTTCGGAGATGCTTGCCAAGGCCCCGCCAGGCCGGCGGTCTTCACCGCGCTCCCTCCCTACGAGGACTGGGTCAGCAGTTTGGACTGGCAAGTCTACTTCGCCGAGGAGCCAGAGCCCGAGGCCGAGCCTGGAagctgcctggccaacatgagtaTGTGGCCCTGGGACCTCCTGCCAAACCCTGCCTCTCCAGGACCCTTCTCTCTCCAGTGA
- the PRSS53 gene encoding serine protease 53 isoform X3: MKWSWGPVLLFAGATVLMEGLQAAQRACGQRGPGPPKPQEGNTVPGEWPWQASVRRQGAHICSGSLVADTWVLTAAHCFEKAAEIELNSWSVVLGSLQREGLSPGAEEVGVAALQLPRAYNHYSQGSDLALLRLTHPVTHTPLCLPQPAHRFPFGASCWATGWDQDTGDAPGTLRNLRLRLISRPTCNCIYNQLHQRHLSNPARPGMLCGGPQPGVQGPCQGDSGGPVLCLEPNGHWVQAGIISFASSCAQEDAPVLLTNTAAHSSWLQARVQGAAFLAQSPETPEMSDEDSCVACGSLRTAGPQAGAPSPWPWDARLMHQGQLACGGALVSEEAVLTAAHCFIGRQAPEEWSVGLGTRPEEWGLKQLILHGAYTHPEGGYDVALLLLAQPVTLGASLRPLCLPYADHHLPDGERGWVLGQARPGAGISSPQTVPVTLLGPRACSRLHRTPGGDGSTILPGMVCTSAVGELPSCEGLSGAPLVHEVRGTWFLAGLHSFGDACQGPARPAVFTALPPYEDWVSSLDWQVYFAEEPEPEAEPGSCLANMSMWPWDLLPNPASPGPFSLQ, from the exons ATGAAGTGGAGCTGGGGCCCAGTGCTGCTCTTCGCGGGTGCCACGGTCCTCATGGAGG GTCTTCAAGCCGCTCAGCGTG CCTGTGGACAGCGTGGCCCTGGTCCCCCCAAGCCTCAGGAGGGCAACACAGTCCCCGGCGAGTGGCCCTGGCAGGCCAGTGTGAGGAGGCAGGGAGCCCACATCTGCAGCGGCTCCCTGGTGGCGGACACCTGGGTCCTCACCGCTGCCCACTGCTTTGAAAA GGCAGCAGAGATAGAACTGAACTCCTGGTCAGTGGTCCTGGGTTCTCTGCAGCGTGAGGGACTCAGCCCTGGGGCCGAAGAGGTGGGGGTGGCTGCCCTGCAGTTGCCCAGGGCCTATAACCACTATAGCCAGGGCTCAGACCTGGCCCTGCTGCGGCTCACCCACCCTGTGACCCACACAcccctctgcctgccccagcctgcccATCGCTTCCCCTTTGGAGCCTCCTGCTGGGCCACTGGCTGGGATCAGGACACCGGTGATG CTCCTGGGACCCTACGGAATCTGCGCCTGCGTCTCATCAGTCGCCCCACATGTAACTGCATCTACAACCAGCTGCACCAGCGACACCTGTCCAACCCGGCCCGGCCTGGGATGCTATGTGGGGGcccccagcctggggtgcagggGCCCTGTCAG GGAGATTCTGGGGGCCCTGTGCTGTGCCTCGAGCCCAATGGACACTGGGTTCAGGCTGGCATCATCAGCTTTGCATCAAGCTGTGCCCAGGAGGACGCTCCTGTGCTGCTGACCAACACAGCTGCTCACAGTTCCTGGTTGCAGGCTCGAGTTCAGGGGGCGGCTTTCCTGGCCCAGAGCCCAGAGACCCCAGAGATGAGTGACGAGGACAGCTGTGTAG CCTGTGGATCCTTGAGGACAGCAGGTCCCCAGGCAGGAGCACCCTCCCCGTGGCCCTGGGATGCCAGACTGATGCACCAGGGGCAGCTGGCCTGTGGCGGAGCCCTGGTGTCAGAGGAGGCCGTGCTGACTGCTGCCCACTGCTTCATTGG GCGCCAGGCCCCAGAGGAATGGAGCGTAGGGCTGGGGACCAGACCAGAGGAGTGGGGCCTGAAGCAGCTCATCCTGCATGGGGCCTACACCCACCCCGAGGGGGGCTACGACGTGGCCCTCCTGCTGCTGGCCCAGCCTGTGACACTGGGCGCCAGCCTGCGGCCCCTCTGCCTGCCCTATGCTGACCACCACCTGCCTGACGGGGAGCGCGGCTGGGTCCTGGGACAGGCCCGCCCAGGAGCAG GCATCAGCTCCCCCCAGACAGTGCCTGTGACCCTCCTGGGACCTAGGGCCTGCAGCCGGCTGCATAGAACTCCTGGGGGCGACGGCAGCACTATTCTGCCGGGGATGGTGTGTACCAGTGCTGTGGGTGAGCTGCCCAGCTGTGAG GGCCTGTCTGGGGCACCACTGGTGCATGAGGTGAGGGGCACGTGGTTCCTGGCCGGGCTGCACAGCTTCGGAGATGCTTGCCAAGGCCCCGCCAGGCCGGCGGTCTTCACCGCGCTCCCTCCCTACGAGGACTGGGTCAGCAGTTTGGACTGGCAAGTCTACTTCGCCGAGGAGCCAGAGCCCGAGGCCGAGCCTGGAagctgcctggccaacatgagtaTGTGGCCCTGGGACCTCCTGCCAAACCCTGCCTCTCCAGGACCCTTCTCTCTCCAGTGA
- the PRSS53 gene encoding serine protease 53 isoform X1, with amino-acid sequence MKWSWGPVLLFAGATVLMEGLQAAQRACGQRGPGPPKPQEGNTVPGEWPWQASVRRQGAHICSGSLVADTWVLTAAHCFEKAAEIELNSWSVVLGSLQREGLSPGAEEVGVAALQLPRAYNHYSQGSDLALLRLTHPVTHTPLCLPQPAHRFPFGASCWATGWDQDTGDGKCWPRLKLGGALCLPSVTVSAPNCPGFQSPLLLRSQTPAPAPSLSLAPGTLRNLRLRLISRPTCNCIYNQLHQRHLSNPARPGMLCGGPQPGVQGPCQGDSGGPVLCLEPNGHWVQAGIISFASSCAQEDAPVLLTNTAAHSSWLQARVQGAAFLAQSPETPEMSDEDSCVACGSLRTAGPQAGAPSPWPWDARLMHQGQLACGGALVSEEAVLTAAHCFIGRQAPEEWSVGLGTRPEEWGLKQLILHGAYTHPEGGYDVALLLLAQPVTLGASLRPLCLPYADHHLPDGERGWVLGQARPGAGISSPQTVPVTLLGPRACSRLHRTPGGDGSTILPGMVCTSAVGELPSCEGLSGAPLVHEVRGTWFLAGLHSFGDACQGPARPAVFTALPPYEDWVSSLDWQVYFAEEPEPEAEPGSCLANMSMWPWDLLPNPASPGPFSLQ; translated from the exons ATGAAGTGGAGCTGGGGCCCAGTGCTGCTCTTCGCGGGTGCCACGGTCCTCATGGAGG GTCTTCAAGCCGCTCAGCGTG CCTGTGGACAGCGTGGCCCTGGTCCCCCCAAGCCTCAGGAGGGCAACACAGTCCCCGGCGAGTGGCCCTGGCAGGCCAGTGTGAGGAGGCAGGGAGCCCACATCTGCAGCGGCTCCCTGGTGGCGGACACCTGGGTCCTCACCGCTGCCCACTGCTTTGAAAA GGCAGCAGAGATAGAACTGAACTCCTGGTCAGTGGTCCTGGGTTCTCTGCAGCGTGAGGGACTCAGCCCTGGGGCCGAAGAGGTGGGGGTGGCTGCCCTGCAGTTGCCCAGGGCCTATAACCACTATAGCCAGGGCTCAGACCTGGCCCTGCTGCGGCTCACCCACCCTGTGACCCACACAcccctctgcctgccccagcctgcccATCGCTTCCCCTTTGGAGCCTCCTGCTGGGCCACTGGCTGGGATCAGGACACCGGTGATGGTAAGTGCTGGCCCAGACTGAAGCTCGGAGGGGCACTCTGCTTGCCCAGCGTCACCGTCTCAGCTCCCAACTGTCCTGGCTTCCAGTCTCCCTTGCTTCTCAGATCCCagactccagccccagccccgtcTCTTTCATTAGCTCCTGGGACCCTACGGAATCTGCGCCTGCGTCTCATCAGTCGCCCCACATGTAACTGCATCTACAACCAGCTGCACCAGCGACACCTGTCCAACCCGGCCCGGCCTGGGATGCTATGTGGGGGcccccagcctggggtgcagggGCCCTGTCAG GGAGATTCTGGGGGCCCTGTGCTGTGCCTCGAGCCCAATGGACACTGGGTTCAGGCTGGCATCATCAGCTTTGCATCAAGCTGTGCCCAGGAGGACGCTCCTGTGCTGCTGACCAACACAGCTGCTCACAGTTCCTGGTTGCAGGCTCGAGTTCAGGGGGCGGCTTTCCTGGCCCAGAGCCCAGAGACCCCAGAGATGAGTGACGAGGACAGCTGTGTAG CCTGTGGATCCTTGAGGACAGCAGGTCCCCAGGCAGGAGCACCCTCCCCGTGGCCCTGGGATGCCAGACTGATGCACCAGGGGCAGCTGGCCTGTGGCGGAGCCCTGGTGTCAGAGGAGGCCGTGCTGACTGCTGCCCACTGCTTCATTGG GCGCCAGGCCCCAGAGGAATGGAGCGTAGGGCTGGGGACCAGACCAGAGGAGTGGGGCCTGAAGCAGCTCATCCTGCATGGGGCCTACACCCACCCCGAGGGGGGCTACGACGTGGCCCTCCTGCTGCTGGCCCAGCCTGTGACACTGGGCGCCAGCCTGCGGCCCCTCTGCCTGCCCTATGCTGACCACCACCTGCCTGACGGGGAGCGCGGCTGGGTCCTGGGACAGGCCCGCCCAGGAGCAG GCATCAGCTCCCCCCAGACAGTGCCTGTGACCCTCCTGGGACCTAGGGCCTGCAGCCGGCTGCATAGAACTCCTGGGGGCGACGGCAGCACTATTCTGCCGGGGATGGTGTGTACCAGTGCTGTGGGTGAGCTGCCCAGCTGTGAG GGCCTGTCTGGGGCACCACTGGTGCATGAGGTGAGGGGCACGTGGTTCCTGGCCGGGCTGCACAGCTTCGGAGATGCTTGCCAAGGCCCCGCCAGGCCGGCGGTCTTCACCGCGCTCCCTCCCTACGAGGACTGGGTCAGCAGTTTGGACTGGCAAGTCTACTTCGCCGAGGAGCCAGAGCCCGAGGCCGAGCCTGGAagctgcctggccaacatgagtaTGTGGCCCTGGGACCTCCTGCCAAACCCTGCCTCTCCAGGACCCTTCTCTCTCCAGTGA
- the VKORC1 gene encoding vitamin K epoxide reductase complex subunit 1 isoform X1 → MGSTWGNPGWVRLALCLAGLVLSLYALHVKAARARDRDYRALCDVGTAISCSRVFSSRWGRGFGLVEHVLGPDSILNQSNSIFGCIFYTLQLLLGCLRTRWASVLLLLSSLVSLAGSVYLAWILFFVLYDFCIVCITTYAINVGLMWLSFRKVQEPQGKAKRH, encoded by the exons ATGGGCAGCACCTGGGGGAACCCTGGCTGGGTGCGGCTCGCTCTTTGCTTGGCCGGCCTAGTGCTTTCGCTCTACGCGCTGCACGTGAAGGCGGCACGCGCCCGGGACAGGGATTACCGCGCGCTCTGCGACGTGGGCACCGCCATCAGCTGTTCCCGCGTCTTCTCCTCCAG GTGGGGCAGGGGCTTCGGGCTGGTGGAGCATGTGCTGGGACCGGACAGCATCCTCAATCAATCCAACAGCATATTTGGTTGCATCTTCTACACACTACAGCTATTGTTAG GTTGCCTGCGTACGCGCTGGGCCTCTGTCCTGCTGCTGCTGAGCTCCCTGGTGTCTCTCGCTGGTTCTGTCTACCTGGCCTGGATCCTGTTCTTCGTGCTCTATGATTTCTGCATCGTTTGCATCACCACCTATGCCATCAATGTGGGCCTGATGTGGCTCAGTTTCCGGAAGGTCCAAGAACCCCAGGGCAAGGCTAAGAGGCACTGA
- the VKORC1 gene encoding vitamin K epoxide reductase complex subunit 1 isoform X2: protein MGSTWGNPGWVRLALCLAGLVLSLYALHVKAARARDRDYRALCDVGTAISCSRVFSSRLPAYALGLCPAAAELPGVSRWFCLPGLDPVLRAL from the exons ATGGGCAGCACCTGGGGGAACCCTGGCTGGGTGCGGCTCGCTCTTTGCTTGGCCGGCCTAGTGCTTTCGCTCTACGCGCTGCACGTGAAGGCGGCACGCGCCCGGGACAGGGATTACCGCGCGCTCTGCGACGTGGGCACCGCCATCAGCTGTTCCCGCGTCTTCTCCTCCAG GTTGCCTGCGTACGCGCTGGGCCTCTGTCCTGCTGCTGCTGAGCTCCCTGGTGTCTCTCGCTGGTTCTGTCTACCTGGCCTGGATCCTGTTCTTCGTGCTCTATGA